The following proteins are co-located in the Thermus thermophilus HB8 genome:
- a CDS encoding DNA base-flipping protein — MWLPTPLGPLWLEVSPLGVRRLEPALYPRGPEAEGALALRVREAVQAYFAGERPDFLDLPLDYTGLSPARLRLYERVRLVPYGRTVSYGALGRELGLSPRAVGAALRACPFFLLVPAHRVIHADGRLGGFQGQEGLKLWLLRFEGAL; from the coding sequence GTGTGGCTCCCCACGCCCTTAGGTCCCCTGTGGCTGGAGGTCTCGCCCCTGGGGGTGCGCCGCCTCGAGCCCGCCCTCTACCCCCGGGGTCCGGAGGCCGAAGGGGCGCTGGCCCTTAGGGTGCGGGAGGCGGTCCAGGCCTACTTCGCCGGGGAGCGGCCCGACTTCCTGGACCTCCCCCTGGACTACACCGGCCTCTCCCCGGCCAGGCTCCGCCTCTACGAGCGGGTCCGCCTTGTGCCCTACGGGCGGACCGTGAGCTACGGGGCCTTGGGCCGGGAGCTCGGCCTCTCCCCCAGGGCGGTGGGGGCGGCCCTTAGGGCCTGCCCCTTTTTCCTCCTCGTCCCCGCCCACCGGGTGATCCACGCCGACGGGCGGCTTGGGGGGTTTCAGGGGCAGGAGGGGCTGAAGCTTTGGCTCCTCCGCTTTGAGGGGGCCCTTTAG
- a CDS encoding SpoIID/LytB domain-containing protein, with amino-acid sequence MKRLWAWVGLLALVLAALGQKAPGLEALLVRVLLKEVELGEEVRLALPTGEVALRGQAEGVVVEGRLLPSWAVEGPYFALEKRPYRGGLVARVEGGRLLLVNVLPLEDYLLGVLPAEMPASFPEEALKAQAVLARTFAVRRLNPLAPYDLCATEACQVYLGLSAETPRHERAVRATEGRVLSYAGQVASALYHADSGGMTAGSEEVFRKALPYLRPRPDPYAKGPKSVWQQAVRPEEAARALRALGYAPRGDDPPQVLEKSPSGRAWRVRLLGVEVRGPEAQRLLRLMGLPSAMAEFQGWLALGRGAGHGVGLSQWGAKGMAERGYGYREILGHYFPGTLLSPLEVAAR; translated from the coding sequence TTGAAGCGGCTTTGGGCGTGGGTAGGGCTATTGGCCTTGGTCCTGGCGGCGCTGGGGCAGAAGGCCCCGGGCCTCGAGGCCCTCCTCGTCCGGGTGCTCCTCAAGGAGGTGGAGCTGGGGGAGGAGGTGCGGCTTGCCCTCCCCACGGGGGAGGTGGCCCTCCGGGGCCAGGCGGAAGGGGTGGTGGTGGAAGGGCGGCTCCTCCCCTCCTGGGCGGTGGAGGGGCCCTACTTCGCCTTGGAGAAGAGGCCCTACCGGGGAGGGCTCGTGGCCCGGGTGGAGGGGGGGCGCCTCCTCCTCGTCAACGTCCTTCCCCTGGAGGACTACCTCCTCGGGGTCCTGCCCGCGGAGATGCCCGCCTCCTTCCCCGAGGAGGCCCTGAAGGCCCAGGCCGTCCTGGCCCGCACCTTCGCCGTGCGCCGGCTCAACCCCTTGGCCCCCTACGACCTCTGCGCCACGGAGGCCTGCCAGGTCTACCTGGGGCTTTCCGCGGAGACGCCCCGGCACGAGAGGGCGGTCCGGGCCACGGAGGGGCGGGTGCTGAGCTACGCCGGGCAGGTGGCCTCGGCCCTCTACCACGCCGACTCCGGGGGAATGACGGCGGGGAGCGAGGAGGTCTTCCGAAAGGCCCTCCCCTACCTCCGCCCCCGGCCCGACCCCTACGCCAAGGGCCCCAAGAGCGTCTGGCAGCAGGCCGTGCGCCCCGAGGAGGCGGCCCGGGCGCTCCGGGCCTTGGGCTACGCCCCGAGGGGGGACGACCCGCCCCAGGTCCTGGAGAAAAGCCCTTCGGGGCGGGCCTGGCGGGTGCGCCTCCTGGGGGTGGAGGTCCGGGGCCCCGAGGCCCAGCGCCTGCTCCGCCTCATGGGCCTGCCCTCCGCCATGGCGGAGTTCCAGGGCTGGCTCGCCCTGGGCCGGGGGGCGGGGCACGGCGTGGGCCTCTCCCAGTGGGGGGCCAAGGGGATGGCGGAGCGGGGCTACGGCTACCGGGAGATCCTGGGGCACTACTTCCCGGGCACCCTCCTCTCCCCCCTCGAGGTGGCGGCGCGCTAG
- a CDS encoding acyl-CoA carboxylase subunit beta — protein sequence MLETALRPEDRESPTFKANKDAWVALVRDFRESLERVRQGGGPKAVERQHKKGRLTARERIQKLIDPGTEFYELMAFAGWGMYEEWGGAPAGGVITGIGRIAGRDWMIVANDATVKAGAFFPITAKKVIRAQTIALENRIPTVYLVDSAGVFLPLQDEVFPDQDDFGRIFYLNARMSALGIPQISAIMGNCVAGGAYLPVMTDVLIMTEGSGLYLAGPALVKAAIGQEVTSEELGGARMHYEVSGTVDFYEPTDEAALARIRELAALYPPPRLAPWAEGRKAPKEPLYPIEDLYGLVSPDGSRPYDLREVIARIVDGSEFLEYKGGYGETLVTGFARIGGYPVGIVGNQRLVLKKRGRIEVGGVIYAEAADKAARFILEVNQMGIPLLFLQDVTGFMVGKESEQAGIIRRGAKLVNAVSNSVVPKITLILGGSFGAGNYALAGKAYAPRFLFAWPSAKYAVMGGAQAAKTLLELEVEKLKREGKEPSDEELKELYERIKGRYEETLDPRYAAARLWVDGVIFPHETRKWLIKALEACALNPEREPFRIGVFQV from the coding sequence ATGCTGGAAACCGCCCTGCGCCCGGAGGACCGGGAAAGCCCCACCTTTAAGGCCAACAAGGACGCCTGGGTGGCCCTGGTGCGGGACTTCAGGGAAAGCCTGGAAAGGGTGCGCCAGGGAGGTGGCCCCAAGGCCGTGGAGCGGCAGCACAAGAAGGGCCGCCTCACCGCCAGGGAGCGCATACAAAAGCTCATAGACCCCGGCACGGAGTTCTACGAGCTCATGGCCTTCGCCGGATGGGGGATGTACGAGGAGTGGGGCGGGGCCCCGGCGGGGGGGGTGATCACGGGGATCGGCCGCATCGCGGGACGGGACTGGATGATCGTCGCCAACGACGCCACGGTGAAGGCCGGGGCCTTCTTCCCCATCACCGCCAAGAAGGTGATCCGGGCCCAGACCATCGCCCTGGAAAACCGCATCCCCACGGTCTACCTGGTGGACTCCGCCGGGGTGTTCCTCCCCCTCCAGGACGAGGTCTTCCCCGACCAGGACGACTTTGGCCGCATCTTCTACCTGAACGCCCGCATGTCGGCCCTGGGGATCCCCCAGATCTCGGCCATCATGGGGAACTGCGTGGCCGGGGGGGCCTACCTCCCCGTGATGACGGACGTCCTCATCATGACGGAGGGAAGCGGCCTCTACCTCGCGGGCCCCGCCCTGGTGAAGGCGGCCATCGGCCAGGAGGTCACCTCCGAGGAGCTCGGGGGGGCGAGGATGCACTACGAGGTCTCGGGAACGGTGGACTTCTACGAGCCCACGGACGAGGCGGCCTTGGCGCGCATAAGGGAGCTCGCCGCCCTCTACCCGCCCCCCCGCCTCGCCCCTTGGGCGGAAGGGCGCAAAGCGCCCAAGGAACCCCTCTACCCCATAGAGGACCTCTACGGCCTGGTCTCCCCCGACGGCTCCCGCCCCTACGACCTCCGGGAGGTGATCGCCCGGATCGTGGACGGCTCGGAGTTTCTGGAGTACAAGGGGGGGTACGGGGAGACCCTGGTCACGGGCTTCGCCCGGATCGGGGGGTACCCCGTGGGCATTGTGGGCAACCAGCGCCTCGTCCTCAAGAAGCGGGGGCGGATTGAGGTGGGCGGGGTCATCTACGCCGAGGCGGCGGACAAGGCGGCCCGGTTCATCCTCGAGGTCAACCAGATGGGGATCCCCCTCCTCTTCCTCCAGGACGTGACGGGCTTCATGGTGGGGAAGGAGTCGGAGCAGGCGGGGATCATCAGGCGGGGGGCGAAGCTGGTGAACGCCGTCTCCAACTCGGTGGTGCCCAAGATCACCCTGATCCTCGGGGGGTCCTTCGGGGCGGGGAACTACGCCCTCGCGGGCAAGGCCTACGCCCCCCGGTTCCTCTTCGCCTGGCCCAGCGCCAAGTACGCCGTGATGGGCGGGGCCCAGGCGGCGAAGACCCTTCTGGAGCTTGAGGTGGAGAAGCTCAAGCGGGAGGGGAAGGAGCCCTCGGACGAGGAGCTCAAGGAGCTCTACGAGCGCATCAAGGGCCGCTACGAGGAGACCCTGGACCCCCGCTACGCCGCCGCCAGGCTCTGGGTGGACGGGGTGATCTTCCCCCACGAGACCCGGAAGTGGCTCATCAAGGCCCTCGAGGCCTGCGCCCTGAACCCGGAGCGGGAGCCTTTCCGCATCGGGGTCTTCCAGGTCTAG
- a CDS encoding MarC family protein codes for MLELFLKSFLTLFVVMDPVGLVPVFVALAGDRPHRTQVLIARKAVLVAGGLLTFFYFFGRELLGHLGISLEALRIAGGVLLFRIATEMVFAHHERETEEERDEALSRADISVFPLAIPLIAGPGALASVLVLGAEAKGVPYGFAVVLFTAYLVLFLAYLFLRGATAVRRALGRTGVNVVTRVLGLLLAALAVQYVADGVKGLL; via the coding sequence GTGCTGGAGCTCTTTCTCAAGTCCTTCCTGACCCTCTTCGTGGTCATGGACCCGGTGGGGCTCGTCCCCGTCTTCGTGGCCTTGGCGGGGGACCGCCCCCACCGGACCCAGGTCCTCATCGCCCGCAAGGCGGTCCTGGTGGCGGGGGGGCTGCTCACCTTCTTCTACTTTTTCGGGCGGGAGCTTCTGGGGCACCTGGGGATCTCCCTCGAGGCCCTGCGCATCGCGGGCGGGGTGCTCCTCTTCCGCATCGCCACGGAGATGGTCTTCGCCCACCACGAGCGGGAGACGGAGGAGGAGCGGGACGAGGCCTTGAGCCGGGCGGACATCTCCGTCTTTCCCCTCGCCATCCCCCTCATCGCCGGGCCTGGGGCCTTGGCCAGCGTCCTGGTCCTGGGGGCGGAGGCCAAGGGGGTGCCCTACGGCTTCGCCGTGGTCCTTTTCACCGCCTACCTCGTCCTCTTCCTGGCCTACCTCTTCCTCCGGGGGGCCACGGCGGTGCGCCGGGCCCTGGGGCGGACGGGGGTGAACGTGGTCACCCGCGTCCTGGGCCTCCTCCTCGCCGCCCTGGCCGTGCAGTACGTGGCGGACGGGGTGAAGGGCCTCCTCTAG
- the coaBC gene encoding bifunctional phosphopantothenoylcysteine decarboxylase/phosphopantothenate--cysteine ligase CoaBC, with translation MARVLVAVTGGVAAVKAPHLLRLLRREGHEVRALATPRALEFVTPLSLAVASGGEVATEEAWFRPDGRALHIELARWAEVVLVAPATADALAKAALGLADDLLSATLLAGAKRVAWAPAMNEAMWLAPQTQAHVRRLEELGHAFFGPAYGPLAAVGEGEGWGRMLEPEELVERLRAFLAPKDLSGLRLLVSAGPTREYLDPVRFLSNPSSGRMGYAVAEAARDRGAEVVLVSGPTALPDPWGVEVVRVESALEMRKALLDRYPWAQAVVMAAAVADYRPAETLKDKEPKAEAEKLLRLVPNPDILRELGERKEGRVLVGFAMETREGLERARGKLARKNLDLIALNYVGREGVGFGSPENEVTLILRDGRVVELPRLSKREVAHRILDFVKELWKR, from the coding sequence GTGGCCCGGGTCCTGGTGGCGGTGACGGGGGGGGTGGCCGCGGTGAAGGCCCCCCACCTCCTCCGCCTCCTGCGCCGGGAGGGGCACGAGGTGCGGGCCCTCGCCACCCCCAGGGCCCTGGAGTTCGTCACCCCCCTCTCCCTGGCCGTGGCCTCCGGGGGCGAGGTGGCCACGGAGGAGGCCTGGTTCCGGCCCGACGGGAGGGCCCTCCACATTGAGCTCGCCCGCTGGGCCGAGGTGGTCCTGGTGGCCCCCGCCACCGCCGACGCCCTGGCCAAGGCCGCTTTGGGGCTCGCCGACGACCTCCTCTCCGCCACCCTCCTCGCCGGGGCCAAACGGGTGGCCTGGGCCCCGGCCATGAACGAGGCCATGTGGCTCGCCCCCCAGACCCAGGCCCACGTCAGGCGGCTGGAGGAGCTGGGGCACGCCTTCTTCGGCCCGGCCTACGGCCCCTTGGCCGCCGTGGGGGAGGGGGAGGGATGGGGGCGGATGCTGGAGCCCGAGGAGCTTGTGGAGCGGTTACGGGCTTTCCTCGCGCCCAAGGACCTCTCGGGCCTCCGCCTCCTCGTCTCCGCCGGGCCCACCCGGGAGTACCTGGACCCGGTGCGCTTCCTCTCCAACCCCTCCTCGGGCCGGATGGGCTACGCCGTGGCCGAGGCCGCCCGGGACCGGGGGGCGGAGGTGGTCCTGGTCTCCGGGCCCACCGCGCTTCCCGACCCCTGGGGCGTGGAGGTGGTCCGGGTGGAGAGCGCCCTGGAGATGCGAAAGGCCCTCCTGGACCGCTACCCCTGGGCCCAGGCGGTGGTCATGGCCGCCGCGGTGGCGGACTACCGGCCCGCCGAGACCCTAAAGGACAAGGAGCCCAAGGCCGAGGCGGAAAAGCTCCTCCGCCTCGTGCCCAACCCCGACATCCTCCGCGAGCTCGGGGAGAGGAAGGAGGGGCGGGTGCTCGTGGGCTTCGCCATGGAGACCCGGGAGGGCCTGGAGCGGGCCCGGGGGAAGCTCGCCCGCAAGAACCTGGACCTGATCGCCTTGAACTACGTGGGGCGGGAGGGGGTGGGCTTCGGGAGCCCCGAGAACGAGGTGACCCTGATCCTGCGGGACGGCCGGGTGGTGGAGCTTCCCCGGCTTTCCAAGCGGGAGGTGGCCCACCGTATACTGGATTTCGTCAAGGAGCTCTGGAAGCGATAG
- the gmk gene encoding guanylate kinase, whose protein sequence is MRGRLFVMTGASGVGKGTVRAKVLERTRLFYSISMTTRPPRPGEVDGVDYYFVDRPTFEALVREDGFLEYAEYVGHLYGTPRAPVERALSRGEDVLLEIEVQGALQVKRAVPEAVLIFLLPPSLSELKRRLVYRGKDSPEKIQKRLEQAEWEIRNAHLFDYVVVNDVLEEAVADFLAILTAERRRSGRMGEALEMALRRDLALEAELDEILRRRYGGTGH, encoded by the coding sequence ATGCGGGGCCGCCTTTTCGTGATGACCGGGGCGAGCGGGGTGGGCAAGGGCACGGTGCGGGCGAAGGTGCTGGAGCGCACCCGGCTCTTCTACTCCATCTCCATGACCACCCGCCCCCCCCGGCCGGGGGAGGTGGACGGGGTGGACTACTACTTCGTGGACCGCCCCACCTTTGAGGCCCTCGTCCGCGAGGACGGCTTCTTGGAGTACGCGGAGTACGTGGGCCACCTCTACGGCACCCCCAGGGCCCCGGTGGAGCGGGCCTTGAGCCGGGGGGAGGACGTCCTCTTGGAGATTGAGGTCCAGGGGGCGCTCCAGGTGAAGCGGGCCGTGCCCGAGGCGGTCCTGATCTTCCTCCTACCCCCCTCTCTCTCCGAGCTGAAGCGCCGCCTGGTCTACCGGGGCAAGGACAGCCCCGAGAAGATCCAGAAGCGCCTGGAGCAGGCGGAGTGGGAGATAAGGAACGCCCACCTCTTTGACTACGTGGTGGTGAACGACGTCCTCGAGGAGGCCGTGGCCGACTTCCTCGCCATCCTCACCGCGGAGAGGCGGCGGAGCGGGAGGATGGGGGAGGCTTTGGAGATGGCCCTGCGGCGCGATTTGGCCCTCGAGGCCGAGCTGGACGAGATCCTAAGGAGGCGGTATGGCGGAACCGGGCATTGA
- a CDS encoding Crp/Fnr family transcriptional regulator — translation MLQGLSLEARQEALKVFRPLRLRRGAVLFAPGDPVDGVYLVRQGLVGLHRPGPGLEEGVLDVVGPGGVFGEEALGGEARRRAGAEALTYAELYFAPREGLAALRARFAEVEAFFLQALYGRLCSLEERLWEARHLSVAQRLARLLLRMGEDGVAPFSHQDLARMVGASRETVTKLLGEWALKGWVDLGYRRVEVLEPKALARLAEEL, via the coding sequence ATGCTCCAAGGACTGAGCCTCGAGGCCCGCCAAGAGGCCCTCAAGGTCTTCCGTCCTTTGCGCTTGAGGCGGGGGGCGGTCCTCTTCGCCCCCGGGGACCCCGTGGACGGGGTCTACCTGGTGCGCCAGGGCCTCGTCGGGCTCCACCGGCCGGGGCCGGGCCTGGAGGAAGGGGTCTTGGACGTGGTGGGGCCGGGGGGGGTCTTTGGGGAGGAGGCCTTGGGGGGGGAGGCGAGGCGGCGCGCCGGGGCCGAGGCCCTCACCTACGCCGAGCTCTACTTCGCCCCCCGGGAGGGCTTGGCCGCCCTAAGGGCGCGCTTCGCCGAGGTAGAGGCCTTTTTCCTTCAGGCCCTTTACGGGCGGCTCTGCTCCTTGGAGGAGCGGCTTTGGGAGGCGCGCCACCTCTCCGTGGCCCAGCGCCTGGCCCGCCTCCTCCTCCGGATGGGGGAGGACGGGGTCGCCCCCTTCTCCCACCAGGACCTGGCCCGGATGGTGGGGGCCTCCCGGGAGACGGTCACCAAGCTCCTCGGGGAGTGGGCGCTGAAAGGGTGGGTGGACCTGGGCTACCGCAGGGTGGAGGTCCTGGAGCCCAAGGCCCTTGCCCGCCTTGCCGAGGAACTTTAG
- the rnhA gene encoding ribonuclease HI — MNPSPRKRVALFTDGACLGNPGPGGWAALLRFHAHEKLLSGGEACTTNNRMELKAAIEGLKALKEPCEVDLYTDSHYLKKAFTEGWLEGWRKRGWRTAEGKPVKNRDLWEALLLAMAPHRVRFHFVKGHTGHPENERVDREARRQAQSQAKTPCPPRAPTLFHEEA; from the coding sequence GTGAACCCCTCCCCCAGGAAACGCGTGGCCCTCTTCACCGACGGGGCCTGCCTGGGAAACCCCGGGCCCGGGGGGTGGGCGGCCCTCCTCCGCTTCCACGCCCACGAGAAGCTCCTCTCCGGGGGAGAGGCCTGCACCACCAACAACCGCATGGAGCTCAAGGCGGCCATAGAGGGCCTAAAGGCCCTCAAGGAGCCTTGCGAGGTGGACCTCTACACCGACAGCCACTACCTCAAGAAGGCCTTCACCGAGGGCTGGCTGGAAGGCTGGCGGAAAAGGGGCTGGCGGACGGCGGAGGGCAAGCCCGTGAAAAACCGCGACCTCTGGGAGGCCCTCCTCCTCGCCATGGCCCCCCACCGGGTGCGCTTCCACTTCGTGAAGGGGCACACGGGCCACCCGGAGAACGAACGGGTGGACCGGGAGGCGAGGCGCCAGGCCCAGTCCCAGGCCAAAACGCCCTGCCCGCCCCGGGCCCCCACGCTTTTTCACGAAGAGGCATAA
- the rpoZ gene encoding DNA-directed RNA polymerase subunit omega: MAEPGIDKLFGMVDSKYRLTVVVAKRAQQLLRHGFKNTVLEPEERPKMQTLEGLFDDPNAVTWAMKELLTGRLVFGENLVPEDRLQKEMERLYPVEREE; encoded by the coding sequence ATGGCGGAACCGGGCATTGACAAGCTCTTCGGCATGGTGGACTCCAAGTACCGGCTCACCGTGGTGGTGGCCAAAAGGGCGCAGCAGCTCCTCCGCCACGGCTTCAAGAACACGGTCTTGGAGCCGGAGGAGAGGCCCAAGATGCAGACCCTCGAGGGGCTTTTTGACGACCCCAACGCCGTGACCTGGGCCATGAAGGAGCTCCTCACGGGCCGGTTGGTCTTCGGCGAGAACCTGGTGCCCGAGGACCGGCTCCAAAAGGAGATGGAGCGGCTCTACCCGGTGGAGCGGGAGGAGTAG
- the argR gene encoding arginine repressor: MGNKAERHRAIQEIVRREEIGTQKELVERLRQLGFEVTQATVSRDIAELGLARIALGKGRHRYVLPAADLPENAYEELKRQFGLFVRDVDRGGNLLVVKTAEGHASGIAYLLDRLRRDEIVGTLAGDDTILVVARTEEAAQALEDEFAGLLVEGRALRRALSGS, from the coding sequence ATGGGCAACAAGGCGGAACGGCACCGCGCCATCCAGGAGATCGTCCGCCGGGAGGAGATCGGCACCCAGAAGGAGCTGGTGGAGAGGCTGCGCCAGCTGGGGTTTGAGGTGACCCAGGCCACGGTGAGCCGGGACATCGCCGAGCTGGGCCTGGCCCGCATCGCCTTGGGCAAGGGGCGGCACCGGTACGTCCTCCCGGCCGCGGACCTTCCCGAGAACGCCTACGAGGAGCTCAAGCGCCAGTTCGGCCTCTTCGTGCGGGACGTGGACCGGGGAGGGAACCTTCTCGTGGTGAAGACGGCGGAGGGGCACGCCTCCGGCATCGCCTACCTCCTGGACCGCCTCCGCCGGGACGAGATCGTGGGCACCTTGGCCGGGGACGACACCATCCTCGTGGTGGCCCGAACCGAGGAGGCGGCCCAGGCCCTCGAGGACGAGTTCGCGGGCCTGCTCGTGGAGGGAAGGGCCCTGCGGCGGGCGCTTTCCGGTTCCTAG
- the bshC gene encoding bacillithiol biosynthesis cysteine-adding enzyme BshC: MEAACLVRSLGLPQGEEALKARLRRPGHPRLREALAAYLKRLQAPEEAFRALERLEVGAVVTGQQAGLLGGPALTFYKAHTALCLADRAGAAGVFWVASQDHDVEEVRHLHLLRDEVPETLSLDLPPLPSGRIPLAPHRERLRAFLGPWAKDYRLGYALEAETLSEFFARVLLAFLGERGLVPFDPMAEELAPLFLEALERELSDPLGSAEAINREAERIRALGGKPPLRRKPGATNLFLETDQRRLLFYEGGAFTDGVRRYTAKELWEIARADPSRLTPAAGLRPVFQDLVLPTAGFVVGPNELRYVAELSGVYARYGLAMPALFLRAFGVVVEPPVRRILEKYRLDPWAFVDEGEAAFLRAAEAWLAPFRAFRDRVEGLLQEASRLVEEAEALEPNLVRPLRRFRARVGGEAERLRRKLLAAQAARDEVLARHLGRLKVHLLPFGLPQERVYPYAMYALRHGEALRRLAEAPWEGRVALYLG; this comes from the coding sequence ATGGAAGCCGCCTGTCTGGTCCGCAGCCTGGGCCTGCCGCAGGGGGAGGAGGCCCTGAAGGCCCGCCTCCGCCGCCCGGGCCACCCCCGGTTGCGGGAGGCCCTCGCCGCCTACCTGAAGCGCCTTCAGGCCCCCGAGGAGGCCTTCCGGGCCCTGGAGCGCCTCGAGGTGGGGGCGGTGGTCACGGGGCAGCAGGCGGGGCTTCTCGGTGGGCCCGCCCTCACCTTCTACAAGGCCCACACCGCCCTCTGCCTCGCCGACCGGGCGGGGGCGGCCGGGGTGTTCTGGGTGGCCTCCCAGGACCACGACGTGGAGGAGGTGCGCCACCTCCACCTGCTCCGGGACGAGGTGCCGGAGACCCTCTCCCTGGACCTCCCCCCTTTGCCCTCGGGCAGGATCCCCCTGGCCCCTCACCGCGAGCGCCTCCGCGCCTTCTTGGGGCCTTGGGCCAAGGACTACCGCCTGGGCTACGCCCTGGAGGCGGAGACGCTTTCCGAGTTCTTCGCCCGCGTCCTCCTCGCCTTTCTCGGGGAGCGGGGGCTTGTGCCCTTTGACCCCATGGCGGAGGAGCTCGCCCCCCTCTTCCTCGAGGCCCTGGAGCGGGAGCTTTCCGACCCCTTGGGGAGCGCCGAGGCCATCAACCGGGAGGCGGAAAGGATCCGGGCCCTTGGGGGGAAGCCTCCCCTTAGGCGCAAGCCCGGGGCCACCAACCTCTTCCTGGAGACGGACCAAAGGCGCCTTCTCTTCTACGAGGGCGGGGCCTTCACCGACGGGGTGCGGCGGTACACGGCCAAGGAGCTTTGGGAGATCGCCCGGGCCGACCCCTCCCGCCTGACCCCGGCGGCGGGGCTCAGGCCCGTCTTCCAGGACCTGGTCCTGCCCACGGCGGGCTTCGTGGTGGGGCCCAACGAGCTCCGCTACGTGGCCGAGCTCTCCGGGGTCTACGCCCGCTACGGCCTCGCCATGCCCGCCCTCTTCCTGCGGGCCTTCGGGGTGGTGGTGGAGCCGCCCGTCCGGCGCATCCTGGAGAAGTACCGCCTGGACCCCTGGGCCTTCGTGGACGAGGGGGAGGCGGCCTTCCTCCGGGCGGCGGAGGCCTGGCTGGCCCCTTTTCGCGCCTTCCGGGACCGGGTGGAGGGGCTTTTGCAGGAGGCCTCCCGGCTTGTGGAGGAGGCGGAGGCCCTGGAGCCCAACCTCGTCCGGCCCCTCCGGCGTTTCCGGGCCCGGGTTGGGGGGGAGGCGGAGCGGCTTAGGCGGAAGCTCCTCGCGGCCCAGGCGGCCCGGGACGAGGTCCTCGCCCGCCACCTCGGGCGGCTTAAGGTCCACCTCCTCCCCTTTGGGCTTCCCCAGGAGCGGGTCTACCCCTACGCCATGTACGCCCTGCGCCACGGGGAGGCCCTGAGGCGCCTGGCCGAGGCCCCCTGGGAGGGGAGGGTGGCCCTTTACCTCGGCTGA
- a CDS encoding glycoside hydrolase family 13 protein: MAWYEGAFFYQIFPDRFFRAGPPGRPAPAGPFEPWEAPPTLRGFKGGTLWGVAEKLPYLLDLGVEAIYLNPVFASTANHRYHTVDYFQVDPILGGNEALRHLLEVAHAHGVRVILDGVFNHTGRGFFAFQHLMENGEQSPYRDWYHVKGFPLKAYTAHPNYEAWWGNPELPKLKVETPAVREYLLAVAEHWIRFGVDGWRLDVPNEIPDPTFWREFRQRVKGANPEAYIVGEIWEEADFWLQGDMFDAVMNYPLARAVLGFVGGEALDRDLAAQTGLGRIEPLQALAFSHRLEDLFGRYRPEVVRAQMNLLTSHDTPRLLSLMRGSVERARLALALLFLLPGNPTVYYGEEVGMAGGKDPENRGGMVWEEARWQKDLRETVKRLARLRKEHPALRTAPYLRIYAQDGHLAFARGPYLAVVNASPHPFRQDFPLHGVFPRGGRAVDLLSGEVCTPQGGRLCGPVLPPFSLALWREA, from the coding sequence ATGGCATGGTACGAAGGCGCCTTCTTTTACCAGATCTTCCCCGACCGCTTCTTCCGCGCAGGCCCGCCGGGCAGGCCCGCCCCCGCGGGGCCCTTTGAGCCCTGGGAAGCCCCCCCTACCCTCAGGGGCTTCAAAGGAGGGACGCTTTGGGGCGTGGCGGAGAAGCTCCCCTACCTCCTGGACCTGGGGGTGGAGGCCATCTACCTCAACCCCGTCTTCGCCTCCACCGCCAACCACCGCTACCACACCGTGGACTACTTCCAGGTAGACCCCATCCTGGGGGGAAACGAGGCCTTAAGGCACCTCCTGGAGGTGGCCCACGCCCACGGGGTGAGGGTCATCCTGGACGGGGTCTTCAACCACACGGGCCGGGGCTTCTTCGCCTTCCAGCACCTCATGGAAAACGGCGAGCAAAGCCCCTACCGGGACTGGTACCACGTCAAGGGCTTCCCCCTAAAGGCCTACACCGCCCACCCCAACTACGAGGCCTGGTGGGGCAACCCCGAGCTCCCCAAGCTCAAGGTGGAGACCCCGGCGGTGCGGGAATACCTCCTCGCCGTGGCCGAGCACTGGATCCGCTTCGGCGTAGACGGCTGGCGTCTGGACGTGCCCAACGAAATCCCCGACCCCACCTTCTGGCGGGAGTTCCGCCAAAGGGTCAAGGGGGCGAACCCCGAGGCCTACATCGTGGGGGAGATCTGGGAGGAGGCGGACTTTTGGCTCCAGGGGGACATGTTTGACGCGGTGATGAACTACCCCCTCGCCCGGGCCGTCCTGGGCTTCGTGGGCGGGGAGGCCCTGGACCGGGACCTCGCGGCGCAAACGGGCCTAGGCCGCATAGAACCCCTCCAGGCCCTGGCCTTCAGCCATCGGCTGGAGGACCTCTTCGGCCGCTACCGCCCCGAGGTGGTCCGGGCCCAGATGAACCTCCTCACCTCCCACGACACCCCCAGGCTCCTCAGCCTGATGCGGGGGAGCGTGGAGCGGGCCCGGCTGGCCCTGGCCCTCCTCTTCCTCCTCCCGGGGAACCCCACCGTCTACTACGGGGAGGAAGTGGGGATGGCGGGGGGCAAGGACCCGGAAAACCGGGGCGGGATGGTCTGGGAGGAGGCCCGCTGGCAGAAGGACCTCCGGGAGACGGTCAAGCGCCTGGCCCGGCTCAGGAAGGAACACCCCGCGCTCCGCACCGCCCCCTACCTGCGGATCTACGCCCAGGACGGCCACCTGGCCTTCGCCCGGGGGCCCTACCTGGCGGTGGTGAACGCCTCTCCCCACCCCTTCCGCCAGGACTTCCCCCTGCACGGGGTCTTCCCCCGGGGGGGAAGGGCGGTGGACCTCCTCTCCGGGGAGGTCTGCACGCCCCAGGGGGGGAGGCTCTGCGGCCCCGTGCTTCCGCCCTTCTCCCTGGCCCTGTGGCGGGAGGCCTAA